A stretch of DNA from Pseudonocardia hierapolitana:
TCGCCGCCGTCCGCCCGGCGCACCTGGGTGACCGCGCCCCGATCCTGCTGGCGCGCCGCGAGCTCGGCTCGCTGCCCGGGCCGGACCGCGCCGAGGCCGGCAAGCGCGTCAACGCCGCGCGGCAGCAGGCTCAGGAGGCGTTCGACGCCCGGCGCGCGGTGCTCGTCGAGGAGCGCGACGCGCGCGTGCTCGCCGAGGAGGCCGTCGACGTCACGCTGCCGTGGGACCGCGTCCCGCGCGGCGCCCGCCACCCGATCACGCAGATCGCCGAGCGCATCGCGGACGTGTTCGTCGCGATGGGCTGGGAGGTGGCCGAAGGGCCCGAGGTGGAGTCGTCCTGGCTGAACTTCGACGCGCTGAACTTCGGCAAGGACCACCCGGCCCGCACCATGCAGGACACGTTCTACCTGGGCGAGTCCGAGAACTCCGGCACCGTGCTGCGCACCCACACCTCGCCCGTGCAGGTGCGCGCGCTGCTGGAGCGCGAGCTGCCGGTCTACGTCGTGTGCCCGGGCCGCACGTTCCGCACCGACGCGCTCGACGCCACCCACACCCCGGTCTTCCACCAGGTCGAGGGCCTCGCGGTCGACCGCGGGATCACGATGGCCCACCTCAAGGGCACCCTGGACGCGTTCGCCCGCGCCATGTTCGGCGCGGAGTCCCGCACCCGGCTGCGGCCGTCGTTCTTCCCCTTCACCGAGCCGTCCGCCGAGGTCGACGTCTGGTTCCCGGAGAAGAAGGGCGGGGCCGGTTGGGTCGAGTGGGGCGGCTGCGGAATGGTCAACCCCAACGTCCTGCGTGCCTGCGGCATCGACCCGGATGTGCACTCCGGGTTCGCGTTCGGCATGGGCCTGGAGCGCACGCTCCAGTTCCGCAACGGCATCCCCGACATGCGCGACATGGTCGAGGGCGACGTGCGGTTCAGCCGCGCGTTCGGCGTCTGAGTCTGCCCCGGAGGGCGAAGAGTGCGTGTTCCGCTGTCCTGGCTCGCCGAGCACATCGGCGACGTCGAGGTCCCGCCTGCCGACGAGACCGCCGAGGCGTTCGTGCGCGTCGGATTGGAGATCGAGGACGTCCACGAGCCACCGGAGCTGACCGGCCCGATCGTGGTCGGGCGGGTGCTGGAGTTCGAGGTCCTCGACGGGCTCAAGAAGCCCATCCGGTGGTGCCAGGTCGACGTCGGCGAGAACGTGCGCGGCATCATCTGCGGCGCGGCCAACTTCGCGGCGGGCGACCTCGTCGTCGTTGCGCTGCCGGGGGCCGTGCTGCCCGGGCCGTTCCCGATCTCCTCGCGCAAGACCTACGGCCACGTGTCGGACGGCATGATCGCCTCCGCCCGCGAGCTCGGCCTCGGCTCCGACCACGCCGGCATCATGGTGCTCCCGCCCGGCACCGCCGAGCCCGGCGACGACGCGCTGCCGCTGCTGGGGCGCGACGACCCGGTCGTCGAGCTGGCCATCACCCCCGACCGCGGCTACTGCTTCTCCGTTCGCGGGCTCGCCCGCGAGCTGGCCGGCTCCCTCGACGTCGACTTCGCCGACCCCGCCGCCCGCGTCGACGTGCCGGCCGCCGACGGCGACGCCTGGCCGGTGGAGCTTCCGGACCCGGGGTGCGCCCGGTTCGTCGCCCGCCGCGTCGACGGCGTCGACCCCGCCGCGCCGTCGCCGTGGTGGATGCAGCGCAGGCTCCTCGCCGCCGGGATGCGCCCGATCTCGCTCATCGTCGACGTCACCAACTACGTGATGCTCGAGCTCGGCCAGCCCCTGCACGCCTACGACGCCGGCCGGGTGTCCGGCCCGATCGTCGTGCGCCGGGCGCAGGCGGGGGAGAAGCTCGTCACGCTCGACGACGTCGAGCGCACCCTGGACCCCGACGACCTGCTCATCACCGACGACTCCGGGCCCATCGGGCTCGCCGGGGTCATGGGTGGGGCGTCGACCGAGATCGCCACGGCCGGAGGCCGGTCCGACGGCACAGCCCCCGGCGAGGACGGGCGCATCGACGTCCTCATCGAGGCCGCCCACTTCCAGCAGGCCGTGATCGCGCGCGCCGCCCGCAGGCACAAGCTGCCGTCGGAGGCGTCGAAGCGGTTCGAGCGGGTGGTCGACCCGCAGCTGCCACCGGTCGCCGCCGAGCGGGCCGCGCAGCTGCTCGTCGAGCACGGGGGCGGCACCCTCGCGCCGGGCCGCACCGACGCCGGCGCGGCACCGCAGGCCGCGCCCGTGCGGATGCCGATCGACCTGCCCGACCAGGTCGCAGGCCTCACCTACGCGCCCGGGGCCACCGTCCGGCGGCTCGCCCAGATCGGCTGCGCCGTCGACCTCGTCACCGGTGACGACGGCCGCGCCCGCGTCGTCGCACTCCCGCCGTCGTGGCGGCCGGACCTCACGCAGCCCGCCGACCTGGTGGAGGAGGTGCTGCGACTGGAGGGTTACGACGCGATCCCCTCGGTGCTGCCCCCCGCGCCCGCCGGGCGCGGGCACACGCCGGGCCAGGAGCGCCGCCGCGCCGTGTCGCGGGCCCTCGCCGAGGCCGGGTACGTCGAGGTGGAGCCGTTCCCGTTCGTCGGGCCCGCCGCCTGGGACGCCTTCGGGCTGCCGGCCGACGACGTGCGCCGCCGCACCGTGCACGTGCTCAACCCCCTGGACGCCGAGCGCGCCGAGCTCGCCACCACCCTGCTGCCCGGGCTGCTGGACACGCTGGTGCGCAACCGCTCCCGCGGCACGGGAGACCTCGCCCTGTTCCACGTCGGGCAGGTCGTGCTGCCGCACGCCGAGCCGAAGCCGATGCCGGACCCGGACGTCAGCGGACGCCCGTCCGACGCCGAGCTGGCGCAGATCGAGGCCGCCCTGCCGGTGCAGCCGCTGCACGTCGCAGCGGTGCTCGCGGGCGAGCGCGAGCAGCGCGGCTGGTGGGGTCCTGGACGCGCGGCCGGGTGGGCCGACGCCGTGCAGGCCGCGCGGCTCGTCGGGCAGGCGGCGGGCGTCGAGCTGCGGGTCACCGCGGCCACGCTCCCGCCGTTCCACCCCGGCCGGTGCGCAGCCCTGCGCGTCGGCGACTGGGTCGTGGGGCACGCGGGCGAGCTGCACCCGAAGGTCGTGGAGGCACTCGGGCTGCCGGAGCGCACCTGCGCCATGGAGCTGGACCTCGACGCGATCCCGCTGACGGACCGCAGGCCCGCGCCGAAGGTGTCGCCGTACCCGCCGATCGCGGTCGACGTCGCCCTGGTGACCGACGCCGCGGTGCCCGCCGCTGACGTCGCCGACACCTTGCACGACGGCGGCGGCGACCTCCTGGAGGACGTCCGCCTCTTCGACGTCTACACCGGCGAGCAGGTCGGCGCCGGGCGCCGGTCGCTGGCGTTCACGCTCCGGTTCCGCGCCCCGGATCGCACCCTCACCAGCGAGGAGGCCAACGAGGCCCGCGACGCGGCGGTCGCGCTGGCGGCGCAGCGGCACTCGGCGGAGCTGCGCGGCTAGACGGGGAGTCGGGACAGCGCGGCCTCGGCGGCGGCGCGCCACTCCTCGTCCGATGGCACGCTGCCCGACACGAGGATCGTGACCAGGTACCGCTCGCCCGCGAGCTGCAGGGTGGGTCCCGCCGCGGTGCCGATCACGGCTGCCCCGGCACCGACCCCCGGCAGCTCGCGCCTGCCCGCCGCGCCTGCGGCCCTGACGTAGTCGGCGGGAGCGCCCGCGCGAACCCCGTAGACGTTGACCAGCGCGACCGGCTCGGCCCCTGCCACCACCACGCAGGCGGCGCTGCGTGAACCGTCGCCGCGGTCGACCGCGCCCTGCTCCGGCGGCTGCACCGGCAGGTCCACGAGCTCGCCGAACTCCGCCGCGGTGAGCAGGCACTCGTCGGCCAGCACGTCGGCGTCGAGCCCGTCGATGCGAGGTGCCGCCGGCGCGGCCGACCCCGCGACGACGGTCGTGCATCCCGCTCCGGCGAGCGGCAGCACGAGCGCCATCACCACCCAGCACGCCCGCGCCCGCCACACGCAGCGACGGTAACCAGCCACCCCCGGGCTCCGGGCCCGTTCCGCGCAATTCACCCCGGGCCACTCCGCGAGTCGCGGTCTCGGCTCGGGGCGTGCGAGGCGCGCAGTGAACGATCAGCGTCGCACCGGGGGGCCTGCGGGTCAGCCGCCGAGGTGGCGCATGGCCTCGCGGCGCGAGAGCGGCGAGAGCCCGGGGTGGCCGTCGACGAACGCGCGGACCCAGTCCGGGTCGATCCGGGCGTGCTGGCGCAGGGCCCATCCGATGCCCTTGCGGAGGAAGAAGTCGGGGTCGGAGATGTTGGCTTCGATCGCATCGGTGAGCAGCGCGATGTCGGTGGACCCCGCCGCATGGAGCTGGCAGATGACGGACGTGCGGCGCAGCCAGCGGTCCGGCTCGGTGATCCACGTGCGGACCACGGGCAGCAGCTCGTCGGGGTGTGCCCGCAGCAGCGGCCCGATCCGGCGGCTCGCGATCTCGTCGGTGAAGTCCCACCACGCGCCCGTGACGATCCAGTGCCGCAGCAGTGGCACCCACGAGGGGTCGAGCCACGGCAGGTGCCGGCGGTGGCCGGTGAGCGAGAGGGCGAGGTAGCGCTCCTCCCGGAACTCGGCGCCGTCCCACAGCTCCCGCACGACGGAGGCCAGCTCCCCGGGGTCGGCGAGCGGATGCGCGGTGACCGCGGTCTTGAGCAACCGCTCGCGTGCCGGCTTCGCGACCCCGCGGAACGGCATCGCCGACTTCATGTAGCGCTGCATCTCCACGGCCGCGGACGGGTCCGCCTGCGCGGCGAGATCGGCCCGCAGCCGCTCGACGATCTGGTGCACGCCGGCACCGTACGGCCCGGCCCCGACAGCGTCCCCGCAGGTCCCACGGCTGGAATGTGTCGGTGAGACTGTCACGCTCGGCCCGGGAGAAGGGGGACCCGAGCCGGCCGGATGCGAGGAGGGCGACGCCGGCCGGGGTCGCACCCTGCACGGCGAGCACCGTGGCAGTGGCCGCACCGGTCGTCCGCGCGGCCGGCCGTCCGCTCGCGGCGGGCGATCTCGGTGCTCACGCTGGTGGGGTGGGAAGGACGCCTACCTCTCGCGGGCCGCGCAGCGCTTCGGGGAGGTCGCGGTCTCCTGGTTCCGCGCCCCTGTAGCCGGACGCGCTGCGGGAATCAGCCCGGAGGTGCGGGGGTGGTGGCGGCGAAGAGGTTGCGTTGCACCTCCGCGCGGTATCCGGCCAGTGCCCTGTCCACGTGGACGTGCATCGCCGACTCCGCCGCCTCGGTGGCCCCGTCGGCGACGGCGGCGGCGATGGCCTGGTGCTCGGCGGCGCCTCGACGCATCCCGGTGCCGGGTTCGGTGCCGAGCCCGACGGTCAGGACCCTGAGTTTGAGTGCGGAGATCGTCTCCACGATGGAGGCCAGGAACGTGTTGTGCGCGGCCTCCGCGAGGGCCCGGTGGAACTCCTCGTCCGCCTCGATGAACGCGGCCTGGTCGTCGGACTCGGCGGCGGCGACCGTGCGCTCGGCGAACTCCCGCAGCGCGCGGACTTGTACGGGGGTGGCCCGCTGGCTGGCCAGCGCCGCCGTCTGCCCCTCGATCGTCCGACGGCACTCGAACAGCATCTCGACGTGTTCGAGGTTCTCGACGAGCAGGCTGCCCCAGATCTCCGGCGGTAGCCGGTCGTCCGGGCGTGCCACGAAGATCCCCGCGCGCTTGCGCACGGTGAGGTGACCGCGCGCGCACAGCAGCTTGACGGCCTCGCGTGCCACCGTGTGACTCACCCCGAGCTCGGCGGCGAGCTGCTTCTCGGTCGGCAGCCGGTCGCCAGGGCTCAGGCCGGCCGCGCGGATGTGCTCGAGTATCCGCTCCGCGGCGATCTGGTAGCCCGGGCGGTACGCCCGCTCATCGGTCACGTCCTCCCCCTCACCGTTGCTCGACTGGCGTCGATCCTCTCGCGGCCAAAGTTGGATAGCAACTATTGACCCCTCCTTGCGGCCGATCTAGCCTCCTCCGCGTTATTAGTTGGCAACTAATGGCAGTGGATCAAGGGAGATCACATGGGACTCGACCTCGACCGTGCGGCGGGCACGTCTCGGCCGCGTCGGTGGAGTGGACCCGTCGCGATGCCCACATCCGTCCACTGCCGCGACCGCCATTTCCCGCACGCGACGTTCCGCGGTCCCACGGCGCGGGGCTCGTCCACCGATGCCCCGCTGCGATCCGGGACGACCGGCGCGCGCAGCGCTCGACCCCGAGGAGAAGACGTGGTTGCCGTCACCGGCGTGACGACCAGAGTGTTCCAGGTTCCCCTGCAGCGCCCGATCGGCGACGCCAACGATCCCGTGGGACGCAGCCGTGCCACGGTCATGGCGGTGCAGCTGGAGACCGACGAGGGCCTCACCGGCCTCAGCCTCGGGAACCCGGGGTCCCGGCAGACGGTCGTCGAGTTCGCGGAGATGCTCGTGGGGGAGGACCCCGCAGGTGTCCGCGGGCTCTGGCAGCGGATGGCCGACCGCGCCTTCAAGGGCGGCGTCGAGGGGATCGTCAAGGAGGCGATCTGCCACCTCGACGTCGCACTGTGGGACCTCAAGGCCAAGGCGAACGGCGAGCCGCTGTGGAAGACCCTCGGCGCCTCGTCCGGCCAGGTCCTGGCCTACGCGAGCGGGATCGACCTGCCGCTGTCGGACGAGGAGATCACCGCGTTCTACGGGCGGATGGCCGACCTCGGGATCACCTTGGGCAAGCTGAAGGTGGGCCGCGACCTCGAGGCCGACCTCCGGCGGATCGAGCTGATGCGCCAGGCCCTGAGCAAGGACGGGCGCACGGCCCGGCTCGCCATCGACGCCAACGAGTACTGGTCGCCGAAGGAGGCCGTGCGGTACGTCCGCGAGGTCGAGAAGACCTTCGACCTGGAGTGGTGCGAGGAACCGACGCGACGGTGGGACGTGCGCGGCCTCCGCGCCGTGTCCCGCCAGATCGCCACCGCCGTCGCCACGGGCGAGAACCTGAACGGCACGTGGGACTTCCTCCCCCTGGTCCACGGCGAGGCCGTCGACATCGTGCAGGTGGGCCAGTACACGAGCGGCATCACCGGGGCGCTGCAGGTCGCGGAGCTCGCGGCGGCCTACGAGCTGCCGGTGGCGACCATGAACTGCCCCGGCGACTTCATGGCGCACATCGGCACGGTCATGCCGCTGCACCTCGGCGTCGAGCTGGTCTGGCCGGGGTGGGAAGCGATCGTCGACAACCACCAGGTCGTCGCCGACGGCTGGATCACCCTGAGCGACCGGCCCGGCCACGGCCTGGAGCTGCGCGCGGACGCCGAGCGGTACGAGGTGGACGAGCTGCCCTTCGGGGCGATGGTGTCGACGCAGGGGCGCCGCCGCAGGCACTCCTGGTCCGACCACGTCGAACCGGGTTCGCCGGCCGCGGGCGCGGTGGCGGGGAGGGCGTGACGATGACTCTCTCCACATCGAGGATCAGCCGGCGGACCCTGCTGCGCGGAGCGGGACTCGCGGCGGCGGGAACCGCGCTGAGCGCCTGCATCCCCGGGCCGGGAACGGGCAGCCCGGGCTCCTCCGGCGGATCGCAGAAGCTGCGCCTGCGCTACTGGGCGTGGGTCGACGACCCGACGTCGCGGGTGCTGAACGACCTGGCCGACCGGTTCAACGAGAACCACCCGTCGATCGAGGTCGACGTGGAGCTGATGCCGGCGAGCGCCGTGTACGAGCGGCTGCTCGCCGCGATCAACGCGGGCGACCCGCCGGACGCATCGGCGATCCACGTCAACAACGTCGCCGACGTCGCCGCGATGGGTGCGCTGCACCCGCTCGACCAGTACTTCGACGCGCTGCCGGACAAGGACGACTTCGTCCCCACCGCGGTGCTGGGCTCCCGCCTCGGCGACGAGAGCGCCCCCTTGCACACCATGCCCTGGTACGGCCTGGTGAGCTACCTGTACTACCGGCCCGACTGGTTCCGGGCCGCCGGGCTGCCCGAGCCGCGTACGACCGACGACTTCGTTGCGGCCTGCCGCGCGATCACCGACCCGGCCGCAGGCCGGTACGGGTACGGATTGCGTGGGGCCACGCACGGCCACATCCACTACTTCATCTGGCTGGCCACGCTGGGCGGCCTGGAAGCGGTGCGGGGCCAGGACGGCGGCCCGGTCTTCCACCAGCCCGAGCGAATCGCCGGCACCGACTGGTTCCTGGATCTCGCGCGCCGGCACGAGGTGGTGCCCCCCACCGCGTCCGGCGACGGGTTCGAGCAGCTGATGAACAACATGAAGGCCGGTGTCACCGGCACCGCCATCCACCACGTCAAGTCGTCGGAGACCCTCGTCTCGACGCTGGGCGCGGAGAACATCCGGGCGGTCCCGATGCCCGTGGGCCCGTCCGGGCAGCGGTGGACCGAGTTCGGCCCCAGCATGAACGCCGTCTACGCGGGCGGGCAGGACCCCGACGCCGCCTGGGAGTGGGTGTCCTACCTGGCCTCGCCCGAGGCGATGCGGATCTTCTGCACGGAGGACGGCGGGCTGCCGGTGCGTCAGTCGGTCGGCGCCGACCCGTACTTCCAGGAGAACCCGTTCGCGAAGGTGTCGATCGACAGCCTCCCCGATGCGTACCTCATCCCGTTCACCGAGCGCGCGGGCTACGCGCGGCTCGCCGAGCAGACCTGGCCGCAGCTCACCCAGCCGGCCCTGTCCGGGGAGATGCCCAGCGCGGAGTTCGCGGGCCGCCTCGCCGAGGATGTGCGGTAGACCGTGAGCGCTGGTGCACCTGCAACCGCCGGCGTCGCGCGACGCCAGGCAGGCACCCCACCGGCCACGCCGGTGCGGCGAGCCCGCCGCCGGCCCCGGGACCTCCTGCTCCCGTACCTGCTGCTGCTCCCGGCATGCGGCGTGGTGGCGCTGGTCGTGGCATTCCCGATCGCCCAGTCGATCGGCTACAGCCTGCACCACTACAACCTGCGCGAGCCGGACAACGTCTACTTCTCCGGCCTGGACAACTACGTCCGGGCGCTGACCGACGAGATGTTCTGGCGCGCGTTGCGGGCCACCGCGATCTGGGTCGGTGCGGTGCTGCCGATCCAGTTCGTGATCGGCATGGCGATCGCGGTGCTGATGAACCGGGCGTTCCCCGGCCGCCTCGTGCTGCGTGCGTCCGTCCTGTTGCCGTGGGTGGTGCCCAGCGCCGTGGTGGCGCTGCTGTGGCGCTGGCTCCTCGACGGCAACCTCGGCGTCGTCAACGACCTGCTGATCCGGATCGGTCTCATCGACACGGGCATCCCGTGGCTGAACGACCCGAGCACGGCCATGGCCGTCGTCGTGATCGCGATGACCTGGCACGGGATGCCGTTCTTCGCGCTGATGCTGCTGGCGGCCCTGCAGGCGGTGCCTGCGGAGATGTACGAGGCGGCCCACCTGGACGGTGCGTCGGCCCTCCAGCGGTTCCGCTACATCACCTGGCCCAGCATCATCGACACGATCCGCACGACGACGCTCCTGCGGATCATCTGGCTCGCGAACTCGATCGAGATCATCTGGATCATGACGGCCGGTGGGCCGAACTTCGCGACGACCACCCTGCCGGTGGTCACCTTCTTCGAGGCCGTGCGCGGGCTCGACTTCGGGTACGCGTCGGCGGTCAGCGTGCTGCTCGCGCTGATCCTGCTGGTCGTCGTGCACCTCTACGTCCGGCAGATGCGGAAGGACGACTGACCATGGCAACAGCTCTCCCGGTCGCCGCGCGCCGGCGCCGAAGCGTGTTCGTGATCTGGCTGCTGGCGGTCCCGGTCATCCTGCTGTCCCTCGGGCCGTTCCTGTGGCTGCTGAAGACGTCGGTCATGCCTGAAGCGCGCATCTTCGTCCGCCCGCTGGAGTACCTGCCGTCGCAGGTGACGCTCGAGAACTTCGTGATGCTGTTCGAGCGGATGAACTTCTTCGGCTACTTCGCCAACAGCTTCATCGTCGCGATCGGCAGCACCGTGCTCGGCCTGATCATCTCGATGTCGTCGAGCTATGCGTTCGCCCGGTTCCGCTTCCGCGGCCGGCGCTTCTTCATGACGCTGTTCCTCGTCATCCCGATGTTCCCGACGGTGCTGATCCTCATCCCGATCTACGACATCATGCGGGTGACCGGCCTGCTGAACACCTACGCGTCCTTGATCGTCGCGTACAGCTCCTTCACGATCCCGTTCGCGGTCTGGATGATGACCGGCTACTTCGCGGCCCTGCCGGTCGAGATGGAGGAGGCCGCCCGCGTGGACGGCTGCAGCCGGCTGGGCGCCTTCGTCCGGGTGCTGCTGCCGACGGCCGTTCCCGGGATCTCGGCGACGGCGCTCTACATCTTCATCGTCTCCTGGAACGAGTACACGTTCGCGGCGATGCTCGCGCAGGACGAGGCGGTACGGACGCTGCCGGTCGCGCTGCAGTTCTTCATCACCGAGTTCACGGTGAACTGGGGTCTGCTCGCCGCCGGTGGCGTGATCGTCTCGCTCCCGGTGATCCTGCTGTTCATCGTCCTGCAGCGGCAGCTGATCGCCGGCCTGACCGCAGGGGCCGTGAAGTAGCGGCTGGCGACATCGCGTGCCGCCCACCCCGGAGCGGGTGAGCCGCTATGGCGTGATCTCGGGGCGCGGGTCCGCGGCTTGCGCGGGCGCGCCGTTCCCGATCCGTAGCCGGCGGAACGTCTGCGCCCAGCCGTGCACGTGGTCGAGCAGCTCGGGCGGCGAGACGATCTCCGCGTCGGCGCCGAGCGCGCCGAGCAGCATCGCGGGCCAGTCGAGCGAGTCCACCCGCATCCGCAGTCGGCACCGGCCGCCGCCTGCGTCCTCGACGGTGCCCCACCGCTCCACCAGGGCCCGCACGCGGGCGATCGGCGCGTCGACGACCAGCTCGACGTCCCACCCCGAGGCCCGCTGGTCCACCGACGCCCGCACGAACGCGGCGGCGTCCTCCGCAGGGAGCGCCCGGGGCAGGAACCGGGCGCCGGTCGTCCGCGGCGCGTCGATCCGGTCGGCGCGGAAGCTGCGCCAGTCGTGCCGGCCCAGGTCGTAGGCCACGAGGTACCAGCGCCGCCCGAGCGACACGAGCCGCAGCGGTTCCACGTGCCGGTCGGTGCGCTCGCCGTTTGCGGCGCGGTAGCCGAACTCGATCCGCTCGGTGTCGCGGCACGCCTGCGCGAGGGCGGTGAGGACGGCCGGGTCGGTCGCCGGGGCGGCGCCCCAGGTGACGGGCACGGTCATTGCCCGCAGCGCGTCCACCCGCCGTCGCAGCCGCGGCGGCATCACCTGCACCACCTTGGCGAGCGCGCGCACCGACGACTCGGCGATCCCGGCCACGCCGCCCTGTGAGGCGGCCTGCAGGCCGACCGCGAGGGCGACCGCCTCCTCGTCGTCCAGGACGAGCGGGGGGAGCGCCGCGCCCGGGGCGAGCTGGTACCCGCCGTCGACGCCGCGGCTGGCCTCCACCGGGTAGCCGAGCTCCCGGAGCCGATCGATGTCGCGCCGCAGCGTGCGCACCGAGACGCCGAGCCGGTCGGCCAGCTCCGGCCCCGGCCAGTACCGGTGGGTCTGCAGCAGGGACAACAACCGCAGTGTCCGTGAGCTCGTGTTCGCCATGTCCGGAAGATTCTCGCCAATTGAGGTCAGAAAGTGGCACTTGAGGGCCCTAACGTAGTCCTCAACAGCGCCGATACCGAGAGCGAGAACCCGATGACCAGCACCCAGGAGGCCCCCGCCATGATCACCACCGCGCTGACCGGCGAGCGTGCCGACATCCTCGAGACCCTCACGGCGCACCGCCAGTTCCTGCGTCACACCGTGCAGGGGCTCACCGACGACGAGGCCCGGCAGCGCACCACGGCGAGCGAGCTGACCCTGGGCGGGCTGATCAAGCACGTCGCCGAGATCGAGAAGGGATGGGTGGACTTCATCGTCGACGGGCCCGAGGCGATGGGCGGTGGGGTCGACTGGAGCGAGCCGTCGCCGGAGCTGATCGAGAGCTTCAAGGCCGGCTTCCAGTTGCTCCCGGACGAGACCCTGGAAGGCGTGCTCGCCCGCTACGACGAGGTCGCCCGGCGCACCGACGAGCTCGTCGCCACCGTTGACCTCGACCTGTCCCACCCGCTCCCCGAGGCGCCGTGGTTCCCGAAGGGCGCCCACCGGTCGGCGCGCCGGGCCTTCCTGCACATCGTGGCCGAGACGGCCCAGCACGCCGGGCACGCCGACATCATCCGGGAGTCCCTGGACGGCCAGAAGACGATGGGCTGAGACCACTGCAGGCCGTGATCATGGTCTGCGGCACGTCCGGCGGTGGCCTCCCGCGGCATGATCCGCAGTAGCGGTTGTCCATTGCTGTGGCGACAGCAATGGGGAACTCAATGTGGCCCGGGCCGGGAACGGCCCGCCCGCAAGACGGTTT
This window harbors:
- the pheS gene encoding phenylalanine--tRNA ligase subunit alpha; translated protein: MSESTDLDVPSGVTSLLDPDALKAAVAAAERAFAEASDLAELAAVRPAHLGDRAPILLARRELGSLPGPDRAEAGKRVNAARQQAQEAFDARRAVLVEERDARVLAEEAVDVTLPWDRVPRGARHPITQIAERIADVFVAMGWEVAEGPEVESSWLNFDALNFGKDHPARTMQDTFYLGESENSGTVLRTHTSPVQVRALLERELPVYVVCPGRTFRTDALDATHTPVFHQVEGLAVDRGITMAHLKGTLDAFARAMFGAESRTRLRPSFFPFTEPSAEVDVWFPEKKGGAGWVEWGGCGMVNPNVLRACGIDPDVHSGFAFGMGLERTLQFRNGIPDMRDMVEGDVRFSRAFGV
- the pheT gene encoding phenylalanine--tRNA ligase subunit beta, whose translation is MRVPLSWLAEHIGDVEVPPADETAEAFVRVGLEIEDVHEPPELTGPIVVGRVLEFEVLDGLKKPIRWCQVDVGENVRGIICGAANFAAGDLVVVALPGAVLPGPFPISSRKTYGHVSDGMIASARELGLGSDHAGIMVLPPGTAEPGDDALPLLGRDDPVVELAITPDRGYCFSVRGLARELAGSLDVDFADPAARVDVPAADGDAWPVELPDPGCARFVARRVDGVDPAAPSPWWMQRRLLAAGMRPISLIVDVTNYVMLELGQPLHAYDAGRVSGPIVVRRAQAGEKLVTLDDVERTLDPDDLLITDDSGPIGLAGVMGGASTEIATAGGRSDGTAPGEDGRIDVLIEAAHFQQAVIARAARRHKLPSEASKRFERVVDPQLPPVAAERAAQLLVEHGGGTLAPGRTDAGAAPQAAPVRMPIDLPDQVAGLTYAPGATVRRLAQIGCAVDLVTGDDGRARVVALPPSWRPDLTQPADLVEEVLRLEGYDAIPSVLPPAPAGRGHTPGQERRRAVSRALAEAGYVEVEPFPFVGPAAWDAFGLPADDVRRRTVHVLNPLDAERAELATTLLPGLLDTLVRNRSRGTGDLALFHVGQVVLPHAEPKPMPDPDVSGRPSDAELAQIEAALPVQPLHVAAVLAGEREQRGWWGPGRAAGWADAVQAARLVGQAAGVELRVTAATLPPFHPGRCAALRVGDWVVGHAGELHPKVVEALGLPERTCAMELDLDAIPLTDRRPAPKVSPYPPIAVDVALVTDAAVPAADVADTLHDGGGDLLEDVRLFDVYTGEQVGAGRRSLAFTLRFRAPDRTLTSEEANEARDAAVALAAQRHSAELRG
- a CDS encoding DNA alkylation repair protein, with the translated sequence MHQIVERLRADLAAQADPSAAVEMQRYMKSAMPFRGVAKPARERLLKTAVTAHPLADPGELASVVRELWDGAEFREERYLALSLTGHRRHLPWLDPSWVPLLRHWIVTGAWWDFTDEIASRRIGPLLRAHPDELLPVVRTWITEPDRWLRRTSVICQLHAAGSTDIALLTDAIEANISDPDFFLRKGIGWALRQHARIDPDWVRAFVDGHPGLSPLSRREAMRHLGG
- a CDS encoding FadR/GntR family transcriptional regulator; translation: MTDERAYRPGYQIAAERILEHIRAAGLSPGDRLPTEKQLAAELGVSHTVAREAVKLLCARGHLTVRKRAGIFVARPDDRLPPEIWGSLLVENLEHVEMLFECRRTIEGQTAALASQRATPVQVRALREFAERTVAAAESDDQAAFIEADEEFHRALAEAAHNTFLASIVETISALKLRVLTVGLGTEPGTGMRRGAAEHQAIAAAVADGATEAAESAMHVHVDRALAGYRAEVQRNLFAATTPAPPG
- a CDS encoding mandelate racemase/muconate lactonizing enzyme family protein, producing the protein MVAVTGVTTRVFQVPLQRPIGDANDPVGRSRATVMAVQLETDEGLTGLSLGNPGSRQTVVEFAEMLVGEDPAGVRGLWQRMADRAFKGGVEGIVKEAICHLDVALWDLKAKANGEPLWKTLGASSGQVLAYASGIDLPLSDEEITAFYGRMADLGITLGKLKVGRDLEADLRRIELMRQALSKDGRTARLAIDANEYWSPKEAVRYVREVEKTFDLEWCEEPTRRWDVRGLRAVSRQIATAVATGENLNGTWDFLPLVHGEAVDIVQVGQYTSGITGALQVAELAAAYELPVATMNCPGDFMAHIGTVMPLHLGVELVWPGWEAIVDNHQVVADGWITLSDRPGHGLELRADAERYEVDELPFGAMVSTQGRRRRHSWSDHVEPGSPAAGAVAGRA
- a CDS encoding ABC transporter substrate-binding protein, whose translation is MTLSTSRISRRTLLRGAGLAAAGTALSACIPGPGTGSPGSSGGSQKLRLRYWAWVDDPTSRVLNDLADRFNENHPSIEVDVELMPASAVYERLLAAINAGDPPDASAIHVNNVADVAAMGALHPLDQYFDALPDKDDFVPTAVLGSRLGDESAPLHTMPWYGLVSYLYYRPDWFRAAGLPEPRTTDDFVAACRAITDPAAGRYGYGLRGATHGHIHYFIWLATLGGLEAVRGQDGGPVFHQPERIAGTDWFLDLARRHEVVPPTASGDGFEQLMNNMKAGVTGTAIHHVKSSETLVSTLGAENIRAVPMPVGPSGQRWTEFGPSMNAVYAGGQDPDAAWEWVSYLASPEAMRIFCTEDGGLPVRQSVGADPYFQENPFAKVSIDSLPDAYLIPFTERAGYARLAEQTWPQLTQPALSGEMPSAEFAGRLAEDVR
- a CDS encoding carbohydrate ABC transporter permease — its product is MSAGAPATAGVARRQAGTPPATPVRRARRRPRDLLLPYLLLLPACGVVALVVAFPIAQSIGYSLHHYNLREPDNVYFSGLDNYVRALTDEMFWRALRATAIWVGAVLPIQFVIGMAIAVLMNRAFPGRLVLRASVLLPWVVPSAVVALLWRWLLDGNLGVVNDLLIRIGLIDTGIPWLNDPSTAMAVVVIAMTWHGMPFFALMLLAALQAVPAEMYEAAHLDGASALQRFRYITWPSIIDTIRTTTLLRIIWLANSIEIIWIMTAGGPNFATTTLPVVTFFEAVRGLDFGYASAVSVLLALILLVVVHLYVRQMRKDD
- a CDS encoding carbohydrate ABC transporter permease; translation: MATALPVAARRRRSVFVIWLLAVPVILLSLGPFLWLLKTSVMPEARIFVRPLEYLPSQVTLENFVMLFERMNFFGYFANSFIVAIGSTVLGLIISMSSSYAFARFRFRGRRFFMTLFLVIPMFPTVLILIPIYDIMRVTGLLNTYASLIVAYSSFTIPFAVWMMTGYFAALPVEMEEAARVDGCSRLGAFVRVLLPTAVPGISATALYIFIVSWNEYTFAAMLAQDEAVRTLPVALQFFITEFTVNWGLLAAGGVIVSLPVILLFIVLQRQLIAGLTAGAVK